The Streptococcus mitis genome has a segment encoding these proteins:
- a CDS encoding HAD family hydrolase: MKYHDYIWDLGGTLLDNYETSTAAFVETLALYGITQDHDSVYQALKVSTDFAIETFAPNLENFLEKYKENEARELEHPILFDGVSDLLEDISNQGGRHFLVSHRNDQVLEILEKTSIAAYFTEVVTSNSGFQRKPNPESMLYLRENYQISSGIVIGDRPIDIEAGQAAGLATHLFTSIVNLRQVLDM, encoded by the coding sequence ATGAAATATCACGATTACATCTGGGATTTAGGTGGAACTTTACTGGATAATTATGAAACTTCAACAGCTGCATTTGTTGAAACATTAGCACTGTATGGTATCACACAGGACCATGACAGCGTCTATCAGGCTTTAAAGGTTTCTACTGATTTTGCGATTGAGACATTCGCTCCCAACTTAGAGAATTTTTTAGAAAAGTATAAGGAAAATGAAGCCAGAGAGCTTGAACACCCGATTTTGTTTGATGGAGTTTCTGACTTATTGGAAGACATTTCAAATCAAGGTGGCCGTCATTTTTTGGTATCTCATCGTAATGATCAGGTCTTGGAAATTTTAGAAAAAACCTCTATAGCAGCTTATTTTACAGAAGTGGTGACTTCTAACTCAGGCTTTCAGAGAAAACCAAATCCTGAGTCCATGCTTTATTTAAGAGAAAATTATCAGATTAGCTCTGGTATTGTAATTGGTGATCGTCCTATTGATATCGAAGCAGGTCAAGCTGCAGGACTAGCTACCCACTTGTTTACCAGTATCGTGAATTTAAGACAAGTATTAGACATGTAA
- a CDS encoding DJ-1 family glyoxalase III — translation MVKVAVMLAQGFEEIEALTVVDVLRRANITCDMVGFEEQVTGSHAIQVRADRVFDGDLSAYDMIVLPGGMPGSAHLRDNQALMKELQSFEREGKKLAAICAAPIALNQAGLLKNKQYTCYDGVQEQILDGHYVKETVVVDGHLTTSRGPSTALAFAYELVEQLGGDAESLRTGMLYRDVFGKNQ, via the coding sequence ATGGTAAAAGTAGCAGTTATGTTAGCTCAAGGCTTTGAAGAAATTGAAGCTTTGACAGTTGTAGATGTCTTGCGTCGTGCAAATATTACTTGTGATATGGTTGGTTTTGAAGAGCAAGTGACGGGTTCGCATGCAATCCAAGTAAGAGCAGATCGTGTCTTTGATGGAGATTTATCAGCCTATGATATGATTGTTCTTCCTGGAGGGATGCCTGGTTCTGCACATTTACGTGATAATCAGGCCTTGATGAAAGAGTTGCAAAGCTTCGAACGAGAAGGAAAAAAACTGGCAGCCATTTGTGCTGCGCCAATTGCCCTCAATCAAGCAGGGCTATTGAAAAATAAGCAGTACACTTGCTATGACGGCGTTCAAGAGCAAATCCTTGATGGTCACTACGTCAAGGAAACAGTAGTGGTAGATGGTCATTTGACAACCAGTCGAGGTCCTTCAACAGCCCTTGCCTTTGCCTACGAGTTGGTGGAGCAATTAGGAGGAGACGCAGAGAGTTTACGAACAGGAATGCTCTATCGAGATGTCTTTGGTAAAAATCAGTAA
- a CDS encoding FtsW/RodA/SpoVE family cell cycle protein has translation MKRSLDSRVDYSLLLPVFLLLVIGVVAIYIAVSHDYPNNILPILGQQVAWIALGLVIGFVVMLFNTEFLWKITPYLYALGLALMVLPLVFYNPSLVASTGAKNWVSIGGATLFQPSEFMKISYILILARIIVQFTQKHKEWRRTIPLDFLLIGWMIVFTIPILVLLALQSDLGTALVFVAIFSGIVLLSGVSWKIIIPVFATGVTSVVGFLAIFLSKDGRAFLHQIGMPTYQINRILAWLNPFDFAQTTTYQQAQGQIAIGSGGLFGQGFNVSNLLIPVRESDMIFTVIAEDFGFIGSVFVIALYLLLIYRMLKITLKSNNQFYTYISTGFIMMLLFHIFENIGAVTGLLPLTGIPLPFISQGGSAIISNLIGVGLLLSMSYQTNLAEEKSEKVPFKRKKVVLKQIK, from the coding sequence ATGAAACGTTCTCTCGACTCTAGAGTCGATTATAGTTTGCTCCTGCCAGTATTTTTGCTACTGGTTATCGGCGTGGTGGCTATTTATATTGCCGTTAGTCATGATTATCCGAACAATATTTTACCCATTTTAGGGCAGCAGGTCGCCTGGATTGCCTTGGGACTTGTGATTGGTTTTGTGGTCATGCTCTTTAATACAGAATTTCTTTGGAAAATTACCCCTTATCTATATGCTCTTGGTTTAGCTTTGATGGTCTTACCACTGGTTTTTTATAATCCAAGTCTTGTAGCTTCAACTGGGGCTAAGAACTGGGTATCCATTGGGGGCGCAACACTCTTCCAACCTTCAGAGTTTATGAAAATTTCTTATATCTTGATTTTGGCAAGAATTATTGTCCAATTTACTCAAAAACATAAGGAATGGCGACGCACAATTCCTTTGGATTTTCTATTGATAGGCTGGATGATTGTTTTTACTATTCCGATTCTAGTTCTCTTAGCTCTTCAGAGTGACTTAGGTACAGCCTTGGTTTTTGTGGCTATCTTTTCAGGAATCGTTTTATTATCAGGAGTTTCTTGGAAAATTATTATCCCAGTTTTTGCAACAGGAGTTACTAGTGTAGTCGGTTTTCTTGCAATTTTTTTGAGTAAGGATGGACGTGCCTTCTTACATCAGATTGGGATGCCAACCTATCAAATTAATCGAATTCTAGCTTGGCTTAATCCTTTTGACTTTGCCCAAACAACCACTTATCAGCAGGCTCAAGGGCAGATTGCGATTGGTAGTGGTGGTTTGTTTGGTCAAGGATTCAATGTATCGAATCTTCTGATTCCGGTTCGAGAGTCAGATATGATTTTCACTGTTATTGCTGAAGACTTTGGTTTTATCGGTTCTGTTTTTGTTATCGCTTTATATCTGCTTCTCATCTATCGTATGCTAAAGATAACACTAAAATCGAATAACCAGTTCTATACCTATATTTCGACTGGATTTATCATGATGCTACTCTTTCATATATTTGAAAATATCGGTGCTGTGACAGGCTTACTTCCCTTGACTGGGATTCCATTGCCTTTCATTTCTCAAGGGGGGTCGGCTATTATTAGTAACTTAATTGGCGTTGGCTTGCTTTTATCTATGAGTTACCAGACAAATCTAGCTGAAGAAAAGAGCGAGAAAGTCCCATTCAAGCGGAAAAAGGTTGTATTAAAACAAATCAAATAA
- a CDS encoding bifunctional DnaQ family exonuclease/ATP-dependent helicase, which translates to MNSRTERYVVVDLEATSTGSKAKIIQVGIVVIENGEIVDQYGTDINPHEPLDSHIKELTGLTDQRLAVAPEFSQVAGRIFELVKDGVFVAHNVQFDANLLAEYLFFEGYELRTPRVDTVELAQVLYPQFEKYNLGILCQELGIKLDHAHTALSDAQATAELLLFMRQKLFQLPKGLLETLLNFADNLLYETYLVIEEVYQRQSLLSSHDLMEFHGLFLRKKSKSLKPRKLSKDFTKNISLLDLDERPQQVEFAEKVEQLLKEQKTAFIQAQTGLGKTYGYLLPALSMESEGGILVSVPTKILQNQIMQEEGSQLKDTFHIDIHSLKGPQNYLKLDNFYKVLHRPESNRLFTRFKMQILIWLTETETGDLDEIGQLYRYQHFIPELVHDGKLSKTSLFSSEDFWQRSQDRAKSSRLLLTNHAYLVTRLEDDPEFVNNRLVIIDEAQKMLIALENLAQESYLLDDLVTQVEKSLETEKDLIQRRLLESIGFECRYLIDQFYSGLKNDKWLDSLETLRQHFSELNLPEYRDMTHFFTSDREFWLATAEKSSKDVLICSSKKGRFLLADLLPEDCRVLGVSATLEISNRVSLADLLGFTEAPLITVKSLQQKQQEVLLVNDFPLVTEHSPLDYAEEVTSVIHSLQAFQEPLLVLFTSKELLLAVSDLLDHPHLAQYKNGEPSQLKKRFEKGERQILLGTGSFWEGVDFSTHPCVIQVIPRLPFQNPQEPLTRKLNHELRQEGKNPFYDYQLPMAIIRLKQALGRTIRKEEQASIAVILDSRIVHKRYGKQIRQALAKERTIREVNRKQITSTVIDFLQNNKNEKSKKEKR; encoded by the coding sequence ATGAATTCGAGAACTGAGCGGTATGTGGTTGTTGATTTAGAGGCCACTAGCACCGGAAGCAAGGCAAAAATTATTCAAGTGGGTATTGTGGTGATTGAAAATGGTGAAATCGTCGATCAGTATGGGACTGACATCAATCCTCATGAACCCTTGGATTCTCATATAAAAGAATTAACAGGTTTGACTGATCAACGGTTGGCAGTTGCTCCAGAGTTTTCACAGGTAGCTGGAAGGATTTTTGAACTGGTCAAGGATGGTGTTTTTGTCGCGCACAATGTACAGTTTGATGCAAATCTTCTGGCAGAGTACTTATTTTTTGAAGGTTATGAATTGAGAACTCCACGAGTAGATACCGTTGAGTTAGCACAGGTTTTGTACCCTCAGTTTGAAAAGTACAATCTCGGCATTCTCTGTCAAGAATTAGGGATTAAGTTAGACCACGCCCACACCGCTCTCTCTGATGCACAAGCAACAGCAGAGCTTTTGCTTTTTATGCGTCAAAAACTTTTTCAGTTACCAAAAGGACTTTTAGAAACGTTGTTAAATTTTGCGGATAATCTCCTTTATGAAACTTATTTAGTGATTGAAGAAGTATATCAGCGCCAGTCCCTCCTTTCTTCTCACGATTTGATGGAGTTCCATGGACTCTTTCTAAGAAAGAAAAGTAAGTCTTTAAAACCACGTAAGCTATCTAAGGATTTTACTAAAAATATTTCCTTATTAGACTTGGATGAACGCCCTCAGCAAGTTGAATTTGCAGAAAAAGTTGAGCAGTTATTAAAGGAACAGAAAACTGCGTTTATTCAAGCCCAAACGGGACTTGGAAAGACTTATGGTTACCTACTGCCAGCTTTGAGCATGGAAAGTGAAGGGGGTATCCTTGTTAGTGTTCCTACCAAAATCCTTCAAAATCAAATTATGCAAGAAGAAGGAAGTCAATTAAAAGATACTTTTCATATTGATATTCATAGTCTTAAGGGACCTCAAAATTATTTGAAACTCGATAATTTTTATAAAGTACTTCATAGGCCAGAGTCTAACCGCCTATTCACACGCTTTAAAATGCAAATCTTGATTTGGTTAACAGAGACAGAAACAGGTGACTTAGATGAAATCGGGCAGCTGTATCGTTATCAACATTTCATACCTGAACTTGTCCATGATGGAAAACTTTCAAAAACAAGTTTATTTAGTTCTGAGGACTTCTGGCAACGCAGTCAAGATAGGGCTAAATCGAGTCGCCTTTTGTTAACCAATCACGCTTATCTGGTAACACGTTTAGAGGACGATCCAGAGTTTGTCAACAATCGCTTGGTAATCATAGATGAAGCTCAAAAAATGCTGATTGCCCTTGAAAATCTCGCCCAAGAGTCTTATCTTCTCGATGATTTAGTAACACAAGTTGAAAAGTCCTTGGAAACAGAAAAAGATCTTATTCAGAGACGGTTGCTTGAGAGTATCGGGTTTGAATGTCGCTATTTGATAGATCAGTTTTACTCAGGACTTAAGAATGACAAGTGGTTAGATTCTCTTGAAACCTTACGCCAGCATTTTTCTGAGTTAAATCTTCCCGAGTATAGAGATATGACGCACTTTTTTACATCGGACCGTGAATTTTGGCTGGCAACAGCTGAGAAGTCAAGTAAGGATGTCTTAATCTGCTCAAGTAAAAAAGGCCGCTTTCTACTAGCAGATTTATTGCCAGAAGATTGCAGAGTACTTGGCGTATCTGCCACTCTTGAAATCAGTAATAGAGTTTCTTTAGCGGACTTATTAGGATTTACTGAAGCTCCACTTATTACAGTTAAATCTTTACAACAGAAGCAGCAAGAAGTTCTATTAGTAAATGATTTTCCGTTAGTAACTGAACATTCTCCTTTAGATTATGCAGAAGAGGTTACATCAGTTATCCATTCCTTACAGGCGTTTCAAGAGCCTTTGCTTGTTCTATTTACGTCGAAAGAATTACTGTTAGCAGTGTCAGATTTACTAGACCATCCTCATTTAGCCCAATATAAAAATGGGGAACCCAGTCAGCTGAAGAAACGTTTTGAAAAAGGAGAGCGACAAATCTTACTTGGAACAGGAAGTTTCTGGGAGGGGGTTGATTTTTCTACCCATCCTTGCGTTATTCAAGTAATTCCTCGATTGCCTTTCCAAAATCCCCAAGAACCTTTAACACGAAAATTAAATCATGAATTGCGTCAGGAAGGGAAGAATCCTTTCTATGATTATCAGTTGCCAATGGCCATTATTCGTCTCAAACAGGCTTTGGGTAGAACAATTAGAAAAGAGGAACAAGCTTCCATTGCTGTGATATTGGATAGTCGAATTGTTCATAAACGATATGGTAAACAGATTAGACAAGCTTTAGCGAAGGAAAGAACTATCAGAGAGGTGAATAGAAAACAGATTACCTCTACTGTTATTGATTTCCTCCAAAACAACAAAAATGAAAAATCTAAGAAAGAGAAAAGGTGA
- a CDS encoding NAD(P)H-hydrate dehydratase yields MRVIEQALLEKVIIERPRSSHKGDYGRLLLLGGTYPYGGAIIMAALAAVKSGAGLVTVGTDRENIPALHNHLPEAMAFSLQDQQLLKEQLEKAEVVLVGPGLRDDAFGESLVKQVFASLKKNQTLIVDGGALTILARTSLSFPSNQLILTPHQKEWEKLSGIAIEKQNEDATASALTSFPQGTILVEKGPATRIWQAGQSDCYQLQVGGPYQATGGMGDTLAGMIAGFAGQFRQASLYERVAVATHLHSAIAQELSQEHYVVLPTEISSYLPKIMKKISQKGT; encoded by the coding sequence ATGAGAGTGATTGAGCAAGCATTATTAGAAAAAGTCATTATTGAACGTCCTCGTTCTAGTCATAAAGGAGACTATGGCCGTTTGCTGTTGCTTGGTGGGACGTATCCTTATGGTGGTGCCATCATCATGGCTGCTTTGGCAGCTGTTAAAAGTGGAGCTGGTTTGGTGACTGTTGGAACAGATAGGGAAAATATCCCAGCTTTGCACAATCATTTACCTGAGGCTATGGCCTTTTCTCTGCAAGACCAGCAATTGTTAAAAGAGCAGTTGGAGAAGGCAGAAGTGGTCTTAGTGGGGCCTGGTTTACGAGACGATGCTTTTGGAGAAAGTCTAGTAAAACAGGTCTTTGCTAGCTTAAAAAAGAATCAGACTTTGATTGTAGACGGAGGGGCCTTAACCATTCTTGCTAGGACAAGTTTGTCGTTTCCATCTAACCAGCTTATCCTAACTCCCCACCAAAAAGAATGGGAAAAGCTGTCTGGTATTGCTATTGAAAAGCAAAACGAAGATGCAACAGCTAGTGCCCTGACTTCCTTTCCTCAAGGAACAATTTTGGTGGAGAAAGGTCCAGCTACTCGTATTTGGCAAGCTGGCCAGTCTGATTGTTACCAGTTACAGGTTGGCGGTCCCTATCAGGCGACTGGTGGTATGGGAGATACACTAGCTGGAATGATTGCAGGATTTGCAGGCCAATTTCGACAGGCCAGTCTCTACGAACGTGTGGCAGTAGCGACTCATCTTCATTCAGCAATAGCCCAAGAACTATCTCAAGAACATTATGTGGTCTTGCCGACGGAAATCAGCTCTTATCTGCCCAAAATAATGAAAAAAATATCTCAAAAAGGCACCTGA